The proteins below are encoded in one region of Rhodoluna lacicola:
- the pyrF gene encoding orotidine-5'-phosphate decarboxylase, translated as MPISFGTKLADSFAKYGQLCVGIDPHSALLNQWGLEDDVNGLEKFANAVLDSAVSRVGIIKPQVSFFERHGSKGFVVLERLAARAAETDLLVIMDAKRGDIGTTMDAYFDAWLGKNAPFICDALTVSPYLGFGSLKDTLSGSAERGKGVFVLAATSNPEGASVQRATIGGTTLAKSIWESLAEINAVTASGNARFGSFGAVLGATLNLQSFGLGQVMAGQPNAATPILAPGFGAQGAELSASKQLFGEAASQVIHSVSRSVLQAGESGLAKAIDSAKAELAIGLG; from the coding sequence TTGCCAATTAGTTTTGGTACAAAACTCGCCGACTCATTTGCTAAGTATGGTCAACTCTGTGTGGGCATAGACCCGCACTCGGCACTGCTTAATCAGTGGGGTTTAGAAGACGATGTAAACGGCCTGGAAAAATTTGCCAACGCTGTGCTTGATTCGGCGGTATCAAGGGTTGGCATCATCAAGCCCCAAGTTTCTTTTTTTGAACGCCATGGCTCAAAGGGATTTGTGGTCCTTGAAAGGCTTGCCGCAAGAGCGGCCGAAACGGATCTGCTCGTAATAATGGATGCCAAACGCGGTGACATTGGAACAACGATGGACGCCTACTTTGATGCCTGGTTGGGAAAAAACGCTCCATTTATCTGCGATGCCCTGACCGTATCTCCGTACCTGGGTTTCGGCTCACTCAAGGACACCTTGAGTGGTTCGGCAGAAAGAGGAAAGGGTGTTTTCGTTCTAGCAGCTACTTCAAACCCAGAGGGGGCTAGCGTTCAACGCGCCACCATTGGAGGAACGACGCTGGCTAAGTCAATCTGGGAATCCCTGGCCGAGATTAACGCTGTCACGGCATCTGGAAATGCAAGGTTCGGTTCCTTTGGTGCGGTTCTTGGGGCGACTCTAAATCTTCAGTCCTTTGGTCTCGGCCAAGTCATGGCTGGTCAGCCCAATGCTGCGACGCCAATTCTCGCGCCGGGATTTGGCGCCCAGGGCGCAGAACTTTCTGCAAGCAAGCAGCTTTTTGGAGAGGCAGCATCACAAGTAATCCATTCGGTATCTAGAAGCGTTCTTCAGGCAGGTGAGTCTGGACTAGCTAAAGCTATCGATAGCGCTAAAGCCGAATTGGCGATTGGCCTAGGCTAA
- the gmk gene encoding guanylate kinase, with amino-acid sequence MSNKLIVIAGPTAVGKGTVVDYIVKNFPGIHLSVSATTRKPRPGEVYGKNYFFLSHEEFDGLIADGEMLEYATVHGLNKYGTPRKPVLEALARGEHVILEIDLQGARQVRKTMPEAKFIFITPPSWDELVRRLTARGTESAEEQEKRLETAREELAAQGEFDHVVINDEVARCAAEVVDLIQS; translated from the coding sequence ATGTCGAATAAGTTGATCGTCATTGCCGGACCTACCGCGGTTGGCAAAGGTACCGTAGTCGACTACATCGTAAAGAATTTTCCGGGAATCCATCTATCGGTGTCGGCAACGACCAGAAAACCAAGACCCGGCGAAGTTTATGGCAAAAATTATTTCTTTCTCAGCCATGAGGAATTTGATGGCCTGATTGCCGATGGTGAGATGCTGGAATACGCAACGGTACACGGCCTGAATAAATATGGAACGCCTCGCAAACCTGTTTTGGAAGCCCTTGCCCGAGGCGAGCACGTAATTTTAGAAATCGATCTCCAGGGGGCAAGGCAAGTGCGAAAGACCATGCCGGAGGCGAAATTCATCTTTATAACCCCGCCTAGTTGGGACGAACTTGTGCGCAGGCTCACCGCAAGGGGCACCGAATCCGCTGAGGAACAAGAAAAACGGCTTGAGACTGCCCGAGAGGAGCTAGCTGCTCAGGGGGAGTTTGACCACGTAGTTATAAACGATGAGGTAGCCAGATGCGCCGCCGAAGTCGTAGACTTGATACAGAGTTAG
- the rpoZ gene encoding DNA-directed RNA polymerase subunit omega — translation MSEKLEGIVSPAIDNLLNKVDSKYELVIFASKRARQINDYYSALHEGSLFNNVGPLVDATVDEKPLTIAMHEIDQNKLQKHATE, via the coding sequence ATGTCTGAAAAGCTTGAAGGAATTGTCTCTCCAGCGATTGACAACCTGCTAAACAAGGTTGACTCAAAGTACGAACTAGTGATCTTTGCTTCAAAGCGTGCTCGCCAGATTAACGACTACTACTCAGCCTTACACGAGGGCAGCCTGTTCAACAATGTTGGACCACTTGTAGACGCAACGGTTGATGAGAAGCCACTAACAATCGCGATGCACGAGATCGACCAGAACAAACTACAGAAGCACGCAACAGAGTAA
- the coaBC gene encoding bifunctional phosphopantothenoylcysteine decarboxylase/phosphopantothenate--cysteine ligase CoaBC: protein MHVIVGITGGIAAYKATAIIRLLTEAGHTVKVIPTQNALRFIGATTLEALSHNTVDPDLYTDVESVKHVALGQEADLVIVAPASASFLARYSAGIADDLLGNTLLVTKAPLVVAPAMHTEMWLHPATQANVKLLTERGVHILEPAVGRLTGEDSGIGRLPEPEEIVSFALSKIGRQDLAGKRFLITAGGTREEIDPVRFIGNKSSGKQGIAIALEAAQRGATVTLIAANIAAVPSEIQNVIPVQDTQQLSQKLNEQLAEQDVLVMAAAVADFRVANTASNKLKRSELGNHLQLELVANEDILANAVKRIQAEHLQVVTVGFAAETAADTHQLEELAKSKLAHKGCDLVVANNVANGAVFDADTNDVLILTRSGRTVAAQGSKRLVAAELLDVIADLQAK, encoded by the coding sequence ATGCACGTAATCGTTGGTATTACCGGTGGCATAGCTGCCTACAAGGCCACGGCCATTATTCGATTACTAACAGAGGCGGGCCACACCGTAAAGGTGATACCAACCCAAAACGCGTTGCGATTTATCGGAGCCACAACGCTGGAGGCACTGTCTCATAACACGGTTGACCCTGATTTGTACACCGATGTTGAATCCGTGAAGCATGTTGCTCTTGGTCAGGAAGCCGATTTAGTAATCGTTGCACCTGCCAGTGCATCGTTCTTAGCCAGATACAGCGCGGGAATCGCAGATGACCTACTCGGCAACACGTTGCTGGTTACTAAGGCTCCGTTAGTAGTTGCACCAGCAATGCACACAGAAATGTGGCTGCATCCGGCCACTCAAGCAAACGTTAAGTTGCTTACCGAACGTGGCGTGCACATTCTTGAACCGGCAGTGGGTCGTCTGACAGGGGAAGATAGCGGCATTGGACGCCTACCGGAACCTGAAGAAATTGTTTCGTTTGCGCTCTCTAAAATTGGCAGGCAAGACCTCGCCGGTAAAAGATTTTTGATCACAGCCGGAGGCACCAGAGAAGAAATTGATCCAGTTCGTTTCATCGGCAACAAGTCTTCTGGCAAACAGGGGATTGCCATTGCACTTGAAGCTGCGCAACGCGGAGCAACTGTGACACTGATTGCAGCCAACATCGCGGCTGTTCCAAGTGAAATTCAGAATGTCATTCCAGTGCAGGACACACAGCAGTTAAGTCAGAAGCTGAACGAGCAACTCGCCGAGCAAGATGTCTTGGTTATGGCGGCGGCAGTTGCCGACTTTAGGGTTGCGAATACAGCCTCAAACAAACTAAAACGTTCTGAGTTGGGCAATCACTTGCAGTTAGAACTAGTCGCCAATGAAGATATACTGGCCAACGCTGTTAAGCGGATTCAGGCCGAACACTTGCAGGTTGTCACCGTTGGCTTCGCAGCGGAGACCGCTGCCGACACGCACCAACTTGAGGAACTAGCTAAATCAAAACTTGCACATAAGGGTTGCGACTTGGTAGTTGCCAACAATGTCGCCAATGGTGCCGTTTTCGACGCCGACACTAACGACGTACTGATTCTCACACGAAGCGGTAGAACCGTGGCGGCTCAAGGGTCAAAGCGTTTAGTAGCTGCAGAACTGCTAGACGTAATAGCTGACCTGCAAGCCAAATGA